CGGCCATGATCTCATGCACCGCCGAGACCTGCCCCGCGCCGCCGTCGATCAGCAGAAGGTCCGGCCAGGCCTCGGTCTGGCGGTCGGGATCGTCCTTCAGCAGGCGGGTGAAGCGGCGCGTCAGCACCTCCTTCATCATGCCGAAATCGTCGCCCGGCGTGATCTCGGTCCCCTTGATGTTGAACTTGCGATACTGGTTCTTGATCCAGCCCTCGGCCCCCGCCACGATCATGCCGCCCACCGCGTTGGTGCCCATGATGTGGCTGTTGTCATAGACCTCGATCCGGCGCGGGGGGGCGGGCAGATCGAAGGCCTCGGCCAGGCCCTCCAGCAGGCGCAGCTGGGTCGCGCTTTCGGACATGCGGCGCGCCAGGCTCTCGCGCGCATTGCGCAGGGCGTTGGTGACCAGATCGGATTTCTCGCCGCGCAGGGGGACGGCCACCTCGACCTTGCGGCGCGCGCGTTCGGACAGGACCTCGGCGGTCAGGTCCGGGTCCTCGGGCGGGTGGGACAGCAGGATCTGGCGCGGCGGCGGCTTGTCGTCGTAGAATTGCAGCAGGAAGGCCTGCATCACCTCCTCCGGGCTCTCGGCCCCGCCAAGGCGCGGATAGAAATCACGGTTCCCCCAGCTCTGATTGCCGCGGATGAAGAAGACCTGCACGCAGGCCTGGCCGCTTTCCATATGCAGGGCGACGATATCGGCCTCGGCCACGCCCTTGGGGTTGATGGCCTGCACCGACTGCACCGCGGTCAGCGCCTTGATGCGGTCGCGGAGCGCCGCGGCGCGTTCATATTCCATGTTCTCGGCCGCCTGCGCCATCTCGGTGGCCAGGTCGGACTGGATGGTCGTGGTCTTGCCCTGCAGGAAGCGTTCCGCATCATTGACCAGCGCGCGGTAATCCGGCGCGCTGATCCGGCCCACGCAGGGCGCGCTGCAGCGCTTGATCTGGAACAGCAGGCAGGGGCGGGTGCGGGACTCGAACACGCTGTCGGTGCAGTTCCGCAGCAGGAACACCCGCTGCAGTTGGGTCAGGGTGCGGTTCACCGCCCCCGCGCTGGCGAAGGGGCCGTAGTAATCGCCTTTTTCGGTCTTGGCGCCGCGATGCTTCTTGATCTGGGGATAATCGTGGGACTTGGCCACCAGGATGTTCGGGAATGACTTGTCGTCGCGCAGCAGCACGTTGTAGCGCGGCTTCAGCTGCTTGATCAGGTTCTGCTCCAAGAGCAGCGCCTCGGTTTCCGTGTTCGTGGTCAGGAACATCATCGAGGCGGTTTCGCGGATCATCCGCGCGATGCGCGCCGAATGGCCCGAGGGCCGGGCATAGTTCGACACCCGCGCCCGCAGGTCGCGCGCCTTGCCGACATAGAGCACCGCTTGGGCGGCATCCAGCATGCGATAGACGCCGGGACTGCCGTCCAGCGTGCGAAGATAGTCCTGGATCAGGGCGTGGCCGGTTTTCTGGGTCATGGGGTCAAGGTGGTGATTCTGCCCGGCGCTGCAAGTTCCAGCGCCCGAGTGCAACCGTTAAGCTTTCCACGGAATCTGTGGATAAATCTGTGGGCGGCCTGTGAGGATGACCCCCCCGGGCCAGCAATCGTTACATTCCGGTGATGTTGCCCGGTTTTTAGGCAGGATCCAAGGCCATTGTTTTTCATGGATAAATTTCTGGATATCTTCCTGTGGATGGAAAAAACCTGTTGAATCCGCAGCTTGGCGCGACGCGGGAATCGATGGTGGACAAAGCATGGGAACAGGCCGGGAACAACCCTCAGTCGTGACCGATGATGTCGGGCGTGCGCCATCCCAGATGCTGGCCGCCATCGACGCAGATCAGCTGTCCGGTGACGGCGCGGGCCTCCAGGAAATAGCCCAGGGCCTGGGTGATCCCCTGTGGATCGGCGCCGCGTTCCAGGATGGTGCCGGCACGTTGGGCGGCGAAATGCGCGGCGCTCTGGCGGCTGCCCTGCATGGTGGGGCCGGGGCCGATGGCGTTCACGCGGATGTCGGGGGCCAGAGCCTGGGCGGCGGTGCGGGTCAGCGACCACAGCGCCGCCTTGGCGATGGAATAGGTCATGAAGGCCGGGGTCGGCTTCAGCACCCGCTGATCGACCATGTTGATGACCAGGGCGCGGGCCTGCGGCTCGCCGTTCTCGTCCGGGCAGGCCTTGGGGGCCTGGGCCGCGAAGGCCTGGATCAGCTGGAAGGGCGCGCGCAGGTTCGATCCCAGATGGCGGTCCCAGCCGTCCATCGTCGCGCTGTGGATCGTGTCGTGATCGAAGATCGAGGCGTTGTTCACCAGCACCTCCAGCCGGCCCATCCGGTCGGCCACCCGGCCGACCAGCGCGGCCGTCGCATCCGCATCCAGCAGGTCGGCCTGAAAGGTCGCCGCCGCGACGCCCAAGGCGCGGGCCTCGGCGGCGGTGGCCTCGGCATCCTCGGCGGATCGGTCGTAATGGATCGCCACGTCATGGCCGCGCCGCGCCAGCTCCAGCACCATCGCCCGGCCCAGGCGGCGCGCGCCCCCGGTGACCAGCGTCACGCCGCTCACAGCAGCACCCAGACATAGCCCGCATAGAACAGCACGAAGCCCGCGCCCACGGCCCGCGTCAGGCTGACCGCGCGCAGCAGGAACGGCGCCAGCAGCAGCGAGGTGCCCAGCATCACCCACAGGTCCAGGCGCAGCATCTCGGGCGGGACCGGCAGGGGGGCGACCACGGCGGTGATCCCCAGGATGGCCAGCAGGTTGAAGATGTTGGACCCCACGACATTGCCCAGCGCCATGTCCGCCCGCCCCCGCATGGCCGAGGCGACCGATGCCGCCAGTTCGGGAAGGGACGTGCCCACGGCGACCAGCGTCAGGCCGATGA
Above is a genomic segment from Paracoccus aestuarii containing:
- the uvrC gene encoding excinuclease ABC subunit UvrC, whose protein sequence is MTQKTGHALIQDYLRTLDGSPGVYRMLDAAQAVLYVGKARDLRARVSNYARPSGHSARIARMIRETASMMFLTTNTETEALLLEQNLIKQLKPRYNVLLRDDKSFPNILVAKSHDYPQIKKHRGAKTEKGDYYGPFASAGAVNRTLTQLQRVFLLRNCTDSVFESRTRPCLLFQIKRCSAPCVGRISAPDYRALVNDAERFLQGKTTTIQSDLATEMAQAAENMEYERAAALRDRIKALTAVQSVQAINPKGVAEADIVALHMESGQACVQVFFIRGNQSWGNRDFYPRLGGAESPEEVMQAFLLQFYDDKPPPRQILLSHPPEDPDLTAEVLSERARRKVEVAVPLRGEKSDLVTNALRNARESLARRMSESATQLRLLEGLAEAFDLPAPPRRIEVYDNSHIMGTNAVGGMIVAGAEGWIKNQYRKFNIKGTEITPGDDFGMMKEVLTRRFTRLLKDDPDRQTEAWPDLLLIDGGAGQVSAVHEIMAELGVEDIPMIGVAKGQDRDHGKEEFHRPGARPFALRMNDPVLYFVQRLRDEAHRWAIGTHRARRAKSQMANPLDEIAGIGAARKRALLAHFGSAKAVARAGLPDLQAVEGISAAMAQKVHDHFHPRD
- a CDS encoding SDR family oxidoreductase, coding for MTLVTGGARRLGRAMVLELARRGHDVAIHYDRSAEDAEATAAEARALGVAAATFQADLLDADATAALVGRVADRMGRLEVLVNNASIFDHDTIHSATMDGWDRHLGSNLRAPFQLIQAFAAQAPKACPDENGEPQARALVINMVDQRVLKPTPAFMTYSIAKAALWSLTRTAAQALAPDIRVNAIGPGPTMQGSRQSAAHFAAQRAGTILERGADPQGITQALGYFLEARAVTGQLICVDGGQHLGWRTPDIIGHD